Part of the Hevea brasiliensis isolate MT/VB/25A 57/8 chromosome 16, ASM3005281v1, whole genome shotgun sequence genome is shown below.
taataaccaAATTGggatcccagcgaagaactcaagccgtgactatcccgaaggaccgggtcccagcaaagatctcaagccgtgtctacccgtcctatccatagtccacaccacatcacacgcacgctaacgcacgcacactgctccaaattaccacaacaacatccatggcactttaacagttatgaatgcaatataaatcatGCCTAaattttaactacataaatatatacatataagtgatgcatgggcatgcttgaacatataataatatcgaaattacaattaaaattaatattttactcacagacttgacaacggtcactgtggcggctgggtggaggaagaaggctgtcccggcacacctgacaattacattacaattatttaatacaattgactcaatacaaatcaagaaaagaccaaatacgtcctaagtcgtgccgaaaatccggcagagtctcccctatacctaggacctacccaacctgcaaaagggctcaaaacacacttctatatttgcaactcatatatccacaattcaatcacatcacacagcccctcctgggcccatcaaatcagtcatccatcacaatatgtaaaattttaatttagtccttataattgatcatttttgcaaaaactacccaaacaagctctaaaaattctaaaactttgccccgcggtccttagcaatattactaggctattgcaaaaagaatcataattttctgggctaccacgaatattttatggatttttaatcctatttaagcactagaaaattacgaaaaagcaaggttcgggtttacctttgccgattctgactctggggacgcgctcgggacatcaaACAATGGGGGGGTATCCAAAAAGCAAGGTAgcgggtctgtctggccagaaattcacagacccagacaactgtcgaatttccgcgaattgaggatacctacacgaagcccacaacacgggggttagtacataaatttttcagaattttctaagctcatttaatgctcggaaaaacactgcgaagttccgtgggacccaccgaaaaacggtgtcggaaaattttgaaatttatattcccgtgaagctctcgacgagtggagcgttctagtactctcagttttctcgtggggttcatggtttgcgaaaaatctagcccgaaagtcaaaatgggctaaaacttcccaggcaaaaattggacaaaccgcttgatggatttcgatgttcttggtgtctatggaaagctctcgacgagtgaatGAGTTTAGAtataagacccggtccgattggtggccggatcaacCGGATTTTCGCCGAGAAGACGAAAAGTCACGCGCGCATAAAGAGGGCGTTTGCGTGCGTTTTCTGGCAGCCTGGGACGTCGGCCGGACGTGGGGGAGAGGTGAGGCGGCGCGCCAGCGAGCTAGGGTGGCAGGGGACGCGGCTGCCCGACAAGGgagaagggaggagagagaaaacgggagaggagGGGAGGGAGGTCGAGACGCGCACGGAGAggaggaagaaaaaaaagaagaccgGTCTGATTTGATCGGtttgatccggtccggttcgattcggccggttcgatttaggatacaaaattttaaatttttactctgccttgggaccgaaaacgaggtccaaaaattccgaaaaaattctagaaaactcagaaaaatttgtagactctaaatatatttttagttttaccacatggtcttcaaataaatttttaaaaatcatcaaagtttatatttttggaaaatcgaacccaatttttaaaatttgaaaaatctcaaataatttcttaaaatttaaataaaattaaaatatcaataatactcataaaataataaaatttaaaattttggggtgttacaattaataaCGGTTAAAAAGTTTaggatttaattgataatttttatagtgcgagtagaattataaaaatttaaaaaatataattttttttactattttttctttttaaattaactaaaattcaatttaattaaaatttatatttatataaattaaatattagttgagTGTAAAATTAAGatgatttataaaatattcatttaaaatttcctCAAAATCATAAACAAAAGTAAAATCCAAATCTagcattaataaataaaataaaataattttattttataattaattaattaattataaaaataaaaaaaatgaatgaaatagtaattttttattttagatagtgataaaataataattttatatttcttttatctgttAACTTCTTGTTATAGAGAATTTTTTGACTCAGGATCACTCAACTTGATAAAGATATCAGAATTCTTCCTCAACAGAAACTTCTTAATTTAACAATGATTAATGCAATTTAACCATATATTTGTACTGGATCCTTGTTGATATTCCAGATCACATTGACAGCGCATGGGTTCTGGTGGCTCATATTGAACTAAATCTgacatttatttgaacattaaaaaaaaattaaaaacacttAAATTTCTCATTCCTTAATCCGAAATGGGAGGCATTAACGGATGTAAGATGAGAGCGTTGCCAATTATGGTGGAGATATTATGACCAGCCAGTCGATCAGCCTATCAGCTGAGTTGAAAttgaaatcaaatcaatttaaatttgaattaaaatcaaatcaaaatccatcacaactaaattaattaaaattaatgttaaattggactaaaactgaccgatttgattttaaaatatcAAGATCAATAGAACCCTTAAAAGCTGATTTTAGTCCCCTGAAccttgaattaaaattgaaagCTAAGGCCTAAGACCGACCCTCCTGTCTCCTGAACAACAACGAGCTATTCTACCTACTCTCCTGTCTCCTGAACAACAACGAGCTATTCTATCTTAAACAATAATAACTAAAGACAAATTGGCTATTCATCTTCTTCGACATTCTGCAAAAGATGTTGTCATAATTGCACAACACAAGGGGCAGACATGATGTTCATTTTATTTTCCTGTAAGGGCTAATGAAGCCATCATCCGTGCTACTTTTCAATTTACAAGAGAATGACTTTAAGCTTCATAGTCGACTATCTAAAGCCTAAATTTTtgtaccttttttttttaaactccACAGAGAAAGTTAAATAAGCTTCCATGGATGATTGTAGCTGTAGTATCTTCTCTGTACATTCAGTTAGAAAATCAAGGTTTAGTGTCGATGAGGTCTTCACCGTCGAAACAAAACATCATGTGTGAGGAAGTGGACCaagaaatttgaatattttaacactcaccaagaaCATTGATGATTTGATGTTGTTCAAAGGCAATGATGAATTCAAAAATGCCAACTGTTACTCCATATTCATATAATGCATCCCTTTCTTCATCATCTGTCAGTCCTTGCCCTTGATGCAGTGGCTTTGGAATGATGAGGGGGTCTCTTGCTATTAGGCAAACTACTGTCACTGACACTGCCTTCAAGGAGGTTGTCATGAGCTTCAGAAAATTCCTTCATCCATGAATTCAAGGGGACGAGGTAATTGTCATCCTTAGAGCTCCTCTTTCGCTCCTCATGACGTTTCACATTTTCAGAAATCTGATGGAAGGTCCTATTTATTTTTGCAATTCCCCTTTCAACCGGCTCCACAACATGTGAAACTGTATACTTCATGTCATCAACAATCTGAAAATATGTAAAGGAAGAGTCACCATATAGGAAGAAAGTAgagaaaaaaaagtaaataaaaatgTTAAAGACTAATGATCTCATAATGTCATCAACGTAAAAAGGTATAACTTCAGCAATGCATCTAAATCCATAAAGGAAAGGCACAAGCATCTCACAATTTCACCACTACCAACAACCACGTCACGAACACTCTGGGGAAAATTCAACCGCTTTTCTCTTTCATCATGCCGAGCTAGGCATATCCTGCTGTACCTCTCACAATCTTGGACCTCTTCTGGATCTGGAGGTGATCCTACAGATGCATAGTCAGTCATCACAGACACATTACGAACACATCTCTCTCCACGCTTGTATGGCACAGCAGGGAAGACATACAGATGTACTACTGCTGCAATACCCATCTGCTTCACAAATGTGCTATCAGATAGCTCCTTCAACTTTCAGAAAATCAGATGCAACAATTTATCCTAATATGATTCAATCAGAAATGGTACTGCAAATGAAAAGAAGCATTATCCTGAGAATACTTGATGCAGCAATGGTTTTTTTGTCAATATGTACAGATATACGAGGCAGGATTCCTCTTATATGATAGTTTTATCGGTAGTTTCAGATTCACCTAAAAGAAGGCCAATCAAATGGGCAGTCATCAATGGACTAGAGATCTCCATTTCAGTGACACAATTACTCACATCGCTGAAGTGCTTACTTGACATATTAATCAATAAATTGTCATATCCAGTGTCAGGATAACACAACTTATCATCCTTCACATGTTTGAAACAGTTATTTGGTTCAAGATGGCATGCTAAAATCAAGTAAAAGAGTTAATACAACATTATTATCAGGTTTCACATTCCTTTCCCAACCATGTAAATATCATTCTCCTGTCTCAGCTATGGCCAAGGAAAACAATTAGAAACACTTACCTCACCTGcaacttaaaaaaaattcaataagtaAACAAAAAGTAGGATAAGCATTTCTATGGGTGTTAACATAAATGAACCATTAAAGCTAAATATCATTGAATATCTATGCAAATGAAAGTATGCTCAGCCACTAGATAATGAAAAGTCTCCCTGTGTCACAAATGTTATCTATAATTAAAGCATTTTTCAATTACACACCTCAATACAGATGATGTAGTCTTGTATACGTGTTTTCAGCTCCTGAGCTAGAGATCCTCTGAAGGCTCCCATGGAGAAAAGAAATGCAACAACAACACCTTGCCACCACGTCAGGAAAACAATTGACTTGAATGTCAGAAACTTGGCCAGCGGTTTAATTGGTGCTAATTGGTCTTTAATGACAGAATAAAACTGCACAAGGCAATATAGGGCCCAGCTTTGACTGAAATTAAGAACAACTGCCATGTATGGATAGCTGCAAATTAATCCCATTCATTCCGGTTATGAGTTGATCATAATGATGAACAATATTGGCTTTTTTTATAACGATAACATATTACATAAGTGCGGGGGGGAAAAACCATAGATAATAAGTAAAacacaataaacttaaaattgAAATACTATTCTGATTACCCACATTGTTAGGGGAAAAACAAATTAACAGAAAACTGTCACAATATACCTACCAGCTTCAAGATGCAGGCAGTAACATAGAATAAAGATATCTTACCCATATCTCCACTCAAATTTGCCTTCTCCATAAACCCCAAAAGCCTCAAAAATCATTGCTAAGAGTGCACAGATCATCTTCAATATCATCTGGATAGCAAATGTGTCTTGAGCAATTTAAATTGTTGATTTTATAACAAAGAGAAATGATTTAGTCCAACAAACAACCACATACATATTGCACAATGCCCACTTTCACAGCATGATAGAAGTCAGGACCAAGTTGCCAATTCCTCAGAAAGCAGTTCAGTGGAAAGGGATGCTCTACAAATCCACATGCATAAGACTCCTCTAAAAGAGGCATACTAGAAGTGATTAGGGTCTTACTTTCCATGAACTGAACAGTACTTTCCTCACCACCTTAAAGCAGCAAAATGTGGTCAAATAAAATAAAGGTTTGCAAAAATTTATGAAGATTGGAGGATATCAGACTATAAAGTTACAAATGGCAATACCTAAGCAGGCTATCAGATATCTCTCAAAGCAATACAATGCAAAAGCTTCGTAACAGTCCCTAATTGCTTCGCAGTTGAACGCAGCACTTGAATCCAACAAAGATAAAAACTGTCCACCAAAAATTGAAAACAAAATGTTCACAATTAGTCCAAAGGTAGCAAATAAATACTTCATAATCTGTAGGACTTTAAGCAATCACTAGCCCAACAACTTGGATGAAATGGGCCCAACATATTGCCTGCCTAAAAGCTTTTATAATAAACCACTCAAGTGTTCACTTGAAAGGCAACATCAACTAATTTTTGGATTTGGTAGCAGGGTAATACAATCCCTCCACTTTAATAAATGAAATCCTCCTCATGCAATGTCCTAACTAATGCTATTATCATTCTCTAATAGACAGCTAATATGGACACAGAAAACCTAAAACACAGCCAAATGCACACCGATATGCCCCTAAGACAAGAGTATAACACACCAAAATTTCATTTAGCTATATTATGGAGCAATCTACCAGCCAACAACTTGGATGGACAAACCTACATATGGAGCAAAACTAAAACCTCAAGTATCGTTAACAATACACAAGTCAAGTGCTCATAAACAAGGCCATCCATGACCTTTCTTATGCAAAATTGGAGTTAGCATAACCACTACAAATCCTACAAACTTGATTTTCCAGAAAGTCTGAGCAAACAGTTTCCACTACATGAAAGCTTTCACAACACCATGGAATTTTATATTGGGTAACTAATCCACACACTGATTCTAACATTCCAAACTGAAGTATAATTAGCGCTAGTAATTGTGATAGACAAAGTAAACTTGAATGTTAAAGCTCCTTCAAGCTATAAGCATCCACTTACACAATATTTTTGAAGCAGTCATATCATATGTTACATTGTGTTACAATAACCTTTCCAGCATGCAAAAATTAGTAGCTCTATGCAAAATAACAATACATGATGACCATAAAACATATCTCTAAATAGGATTACAGAAAGCTTCAAAGAGTTCAGAAATAATTTCAAAAAGTGTGCAGCAATTGAGTCCCCATCTAACATTCAGAACCAGACATGTACAACTAGTGCAAAAAAAATTTACTAACTAGAACTAGATACCATATGAGGTTAGTTTTGCAGGGTAAGTAGATCACACTCCCCAGGTCTTGTCCAATTATCTATAGTAGTCTTGAGGATTAAGAATATGCTACATTTCCAAATTACCAGAGTTTCTTTAAGTTCCTAATTACTAGTATGGCACCACCCTACAACATTACATTGCCAAATTTACATTCCACAAATTCTCGTGTTAGTTGTTCACTTCTCACTATAATAGTTTgacatttatatacatattatgcaATTATCCCAAAATTAAATAATCACTCCCATTGGTCTATACCTATCTTGATCAATTAATACCACTACACTACCATTCCTGCATAGGAAAATCAAAGTTGTTACATCCAAACAAGAACTATGCCCATCTACAAAATTGATTCCATCAAAGTCACTTAAATATTAGGTGTTTTgttgtgggggggggggggggggggtgtgtttGGTTTGGGTGGTCGGTGTTGGGTTGTGGGGGGtgttgggagagagagagagatgatagtttttttttaatcataccGATTCAAGAGAATAGACGGGAACCATCAGAATGAGTCCAATAAGAAACTTTTGCTCCTGAAATTAGAAATCATACTCAATGCTATCAAGTCAAGCCACAAAAATATTACAA
Proteins encoded:
- the LOC110636008 gene encoding protein LAZ1 homolog 1 is translated as MGWRGAFCSLFFLFTLVESTSSSGKVWTLYLGTNSLVNVSWPIFSASIFVLVALVLSMYLIFEHLAAYNLPEEQKFLIGLILMVPVYSLESFLSLLDSSAAFNCEAIRDCYEAFALYCFERYLIACLGGEESTVQFMESKTLITSSMPLLEESYACGFVEHPFPLNCFLRNWQLGPDFYHAVKVGIVQYMILKMICALLAMIFEAFGVYGEGKFEWRYGYPYMAVVLNFSQSWALYCLVQFYSVIKDQLAPIKPLAKFLTFKSIVFLTWWQGVVVAFLFSMGAFRGSLAQELKTRIQDYIICIEMGIAAVVHLYVFPAVPYKRGERCVRNVSVMTDYASVGSPPDPEEVQDCERYSRICLARHDEREKRLNFPQSVRDVVVGSGEIIVDDMKYTVSHVVEPVERGIAKINRTFHQISENVKRHEERKRSSKDDNYLVPLNSWMKEFSEAHDNLLEGSVSDSSLPNSKRPPHHSKATASRARTDR